Proteins encoded together in one Macadamia integrifolia cultivar HAES 741 chromosome 8, SCU_Mint_v3, whole genome shotgun sequence window:
- the LOC122086148 gene encoding 50S ribosomal protein L27-like, producing the protein MNIMNLATTLCRRANLKELVTHVPVYSGLHDASGGGSSFISRRWATKKTAGSTKNGRDSKPKNLGVKKFGGERVIPGNIIVRQRGTRFHPGNYVGMGKDHTLYALKEGCVKFELHKLSGRKWVHVEPKEGHVLHAVYSDAAASELKTTA; encoded by the exons ATGAATATCATGAATCTTGCGACAACATTGTGCAGACGAGCTAACCTCAAAGAGTTGGTGACACATGTTCCTGTGTACAGTGGCCTACATG ATGCTTCTGGAGGAGGATCGAGCTTCATTAGCAGGCGCTGGGCCACGAAAAAGACTGCTGGATCTACTAAGAATGGACGAGACTCAAAACCCAAGAATCTCGGAGTGAAGAAATTTGGAGGGGAG AGGGTGATACCTGGGAACATCATAGTTCGTCAGCGAGGCACTCGTTTCCATCCTGGTAATTATGTTGGGATGGGAAAGGATCACACTCTTTATGCTCTGAAAGAAGGGTGTGTCAAATTTGAACTTCACAAGTTGAGTGGTCGCAAGTGGGTGCATGTTGAACCCAAGGAAGGCCATGTTCTTCACGCTGTCTACTCAGATGCTGCTGCCTCTGAGTTAAAGACAACTGCTTAA
- the LOC122085843 gene encoding 60S ribosomal protein L12, with the protein MPPKFDPSQVVDVYVRVTGGEVGAASSLAPKIGPLGLSPKKIGEDIAKETAKDWKGLRVTVKLTVQNRQAKVSVVPSAAALVIKALKEPERDRKKTKNIKHSGNISLDDVIEIAKVMKPRSMAKELSGTVKEILGTCVSVGCTVDGKDPKDLQQEITDGDVEIPQD; encoded by the coding sequence ATGCCTCCAAAGTTCGATCCTTCCCAGGTCGTCGATGTCTATGTCAGAGTTACAGGAGGTGAGGTTGGTGCGGCGAGTTCTCTCGCTCCCAAGATCGGTCCTCTCGGTCTCTCTCCCAAGAAGATCGGAGAAGACATTGCCAAAGAAACCGCCAAGGACTGGAAGGGCCTTCGAGTGACGGTGAAGCTCACCGTCCAGAATCGACAGGCTAAGGTCTCCGTCGTCCCATCGGCGGCTGCTCTTGTCATCAAGGCTCTGAAGGAGCCTGAGCGTGATCGGAAGAAGACCAAGAACATCAAACACTCCGGTAACATCTCTCTCGATGATGTAATTGAAATTGCCAAAGTAATGAAGCCCAGATCCATGGCAAAGGAACTGAGCGGTACTGTTAAGGAGATCCTCGGTACATGCGTCTCGGTCGGTTGCACGGTCGATGGTAAGGACCCTAAGGATCTGCAGCAGGAGATCACAGATGGTGACGTTGAGATTCCTCAGGATTAA